The following are from one region of the Sphaerochaeta sp. genome:
- a CDS encoding MBL fold metallo-hydrolase, which produces MHIDAVLYTHTHADHFYGIDDLRMYANDKPLPVYGNQAVSDDMHRRFPYVIHAQAIHDGLPHLVPTVLPSLTEVEIAGFPVMEIPIHHGGHIISAYRIGDLVYATDCSGIDAPSLQAMLHPSVLVIGALRYRPHPTHFSIDQAIQVSEQIGAKRTYFIHMCHDISHQKLCDELQSAGRTTILPSYDMLSIEV; this is translated from the coding sequence ATGCACATTGACGCCGTGTTGTACACCCATACTCATGCCGACCATTTCTACGGCATCGATGACCTGAGGATGTACGCCAATGACAAACCGCTTCCCGTCTACGGCAACCAGGCGGTCAGCGATGACATGCATCGGCGATTCCCCTATGTCATCCATGCCCAGGCGATCCATGACGGGCTTCCCCATCTGGTTCCCACCGTGCTTCCTTCCTTGACGGAGGTGGAGATCGCCGGGTTCCCGGTGATGGAGATTCCCATCCACCATGGAGGGCACATCATCTCCGCCTATCGGATCGGGGACCTGGTGTACGCCACGGACTGCAGCGGCATCGACGCGCCATCCCTCCAAGCGATGCTGCATCCGTCCGTGCTGGTCATCGGGGCGCTCCGCTATCGTCCCCATCCCACCCATTTCTCCATCGACCAGGCGATCCAGGTCAGTGAGCAAATTGGTGCCAAGCGGACCTATTTCATCCATATGTGCCACGACATCAGCCACCAGAAGCTGTGTGATGAGCTTCAAAGCGCGGGCAGGACGACAATTCTTCCCTCGTATGATATGCTGTCCATCGAGGTGTAA